Sequence from the Aspergillus nidulans FGSC A4 chromosome III genome:
ACTTGCTTGATTAGCTACCTGGTAGAACTAAGAATACGAAGACACGAAATCCCCCTCAAGAACCCTTCTATATTGGTAGGTACTTCGATACGAATAACTCTCCCATATCGCCCGTTCACGATATCACGGATGAGTTGACAAGTGCATCGCTTCGACACGGGGCCCAAGTCCAGCACGCCGAACGAAGGAAGTccaacaccatcatcttcgCAGTTAGGCTAATGCAACGAATATGTGGGTAACGATAGACGACCCGTCGCGGCTGCTATCTGGGGGATAACTTGGACTGGGAAGAAGGGACCGGAACGGGACGTGGCTTCTGGCTTAAAAACCGTGGACCTTAATGGTCTTGGCATCAAGCTCAAGACCTTCCTTCTTGTCGGTCAAGAACTCTTGAACATCCTTGCGCTGGTCTCCTTGAAGCTGAATCACCTCACCCATCTCGGTGTCATTGACGATGGTGCCATTGCAAGCTAGGGCTCATGTTAGCTACGATATCGGAAGGCTAGCAAGGCACAAAGAGCATAccaaacttcttcttgatcaccTTCAAGATCTTCTTCTGATCGAACTTCTTAGGGAGACCCTGGACCGTAGTCAAGGTCTTTCGACCATTGCGCTCTGGAGTGACGTTAGTCTCAGGTCCAAAAGCGGTGAGGTGCGATGGAGCTCGTAGCGATAAAGGGGAAGTCGCACGTACGTTGAATCCGTATATGGATGTAGTTTTGAGACTGCTTAGTCTCGCCGGTGTCTTCGTCAGCTTCGGCGAAGGGGTCTATAGGAGCACGTGTCAGCCTGGGATCTCTACCAGAATTACCCCGCCAGAAGGGCCCACGCAGATCGCATAACGCAGACTAAGCAGGGAGCTGGCTTCTTCTTGCAGCTCGCACTCGCAGAATGGCTAAATAGCTGGTTCCACGAGTGTAGCAGGCAGTCATCCTCCCAAGATAGGCGCGTCGCAAGCTCATGGGAGCAGGCGCTGAGAAAGGGGTGGCAAGGCCTTACCGAAGGTCTTAAGGTTTTCGATGGACATAAACTCGGCCTTTAGTCGTAAACGGCCCTTAAAAGCGGTTCTTGTAAATGAAGCAGGAGGGGAGAATAAATCTCAGTGATAGAGCGATCGCGGGTCTGCGTGTTCTGAAGTACGGAGCGTTAGAGTAGTGTGATGTGGatgaaggaaggaaagatcCTTTTGAGGGGCGCAGTGACTTGGTGGCCTTAGGTTGTGGGGAAAGGCGGTATGACAGTGACTAAGCGGTTTTGCCCGCCTACTGCGCCCAATGACTCTACAGCCGCACGGCGTACTTGGTCTTTAGCCTTTCTCTTTGGTCTCTGCAAGCCCTGTACTACTCAAGAACCTATCGCATAAGGAGCTCGATGCGCCAAGCCTACTGACACGCTGCCGATGTTGCGAGGAAAAATTTTATGTGTAGCGTGCGTGACCTATTCCGATGATGTGGCAATTAGTGGCGAGCCTCCGACCTCGCCCCAGGTTTGAATGGAAATACCGTGATAATCGCATTTCTGGAAAACAGAGTCATTTCAATATCAATTTATTATAGAATAATTAGAAGCGATACATCCGCGCTGCCGAAAGGAAGTCCATATCTGCGGAGATTCGCATCATGCCGGCCCCCCTCCCTTATCGTGAATATAGAAAACGCCGCAAGTGCTTGGACTCCGATTATTCTGGCGGAGACCATTTCAACTTCATCGTGGACCGAAGAAATCTGGGCGGCTTTACGCAGCTGGTGTGGGAGACGGCGTCGGGACGGCGCCGCCGCGGGGGGCCGTAGGAGGAAGGAATAAGGGGAGGTAGGTCTGCGAAGGGTACATTAGAATCTTGCGCGTCCTTTTCGAAAGATATTCCAGGAGCTCGACAACATACAACAGCTAAAGCCATCACTATAACCGTAGCTCGTCAGTTGGGGTCATTTTCAAAGTCACGTATAGATAGCGCAACATACAAGACATTCCAACAGACATGTATGCTGGTGTTGTAGCATTCTTCCTTTGCTCTTCGGTCTCACCAAGCCAGGATTGAAGCGAGAATACCATAGCGACCCTAGTACTTGTTAGTTTCCTGAGAACGACTGGTAGGCGGCACATACCATCCGATCATCCTAGACAGCAGAAAGTGTCAGGTGAGTAGCGCATTTGAGGCAATTCCCAACTCACCTGTTGCGTGTAAACATCTATAAGGATTGTCAGTTATTGCTGCATAAATTCCAAAGGCTCGAGGAGCAAACCCACCGCTGCCATAGGCATTGTGCTGGACATGGCCCCTAAACCAAACGGTCAACTGGCTGAAACGAGTATTCAGGATGTCTCGATGGTGAGATCAATGTACCGGTCATGTCCGCATCGTTCTTGTCCTTAGGCGGGTCAACGTAGGGAATAGCTATAACATCGTTATGTTAGCGACCAAGGATTCTGAGCAAGAGCGCGATAATCCTCAAGAAATTAAGGCAGTAGCATACCGAGGTCAAGCCTTCGCATATCTTTTTTGGACGTCATTTTGACTGTGGACTTCCGAAGCTGATACGTTGGCTCGCGAAGAGATCCCCAGGTAAGAGGCGATGCTGGCATTCGCGATGGTTGGCCGCCAGGCCCAAAGCGGCAAGCTCGGGGCCGATTCcgtctggctctggggcCGACTTATCTTGGGGTATCAGAAAGCTCTTTAGCTGGCGCTGCTCGCTCACGAGATCAGTGCGTTCGCCTACGGGCCATACTGATAACCAATTTCTGCATGTAATTATTCAATCAGGCTTGTAAGAGCCTCCGAAAATCACTGGCTATGTTCGGATTGTTCTTGTGTTACGCGGGACAATCGTATTGATTTCTCGCGGGGTCAGAACAATAACATAAACATATATTCTTCCATTAGTAACTTCATTAAAAGGATGAATAGCCTAGTAACATCGCCGTCAAGGATTTTGGTATTTTGCCCCAACAATCCCTGCTGCACGACACGTCCCTTACTGCTGCCTCTGTACCTCGACTGATCAGGAACACCAGCGGCATATGAGTTGTCTGAGTCTTGAACTGGTTAAGATGGGTAATGCTTGTTTCCCGGGCATCTGCTCTCAGTTCCAGTTTGAAATAGCCAGCGTAGCACTGCAGCCTGCACTCTGCAGGCCGGATTTCTTTGATACTTTGGTACAGCGATGTCAACCATCTATGCCTATTGGGATCTCTTGGGCACAAGATTTGCTTAGTCATCATTGTGTTTGTTTCTCACGCCTCTGATCGGTGTACACAGTCCTAGAAggcttctttgtcttcggGCCGTTTGTACAGCGctcattctccagcttctacATAGAGGATGTGGTTCGGCTATTGCTAGCCACGGACGCCTTCAATATGCCCGGCTAATTGTATAACCAGGTCCATATAAATCCCCAACCtgcggaaaaagaaaggtcGAAGTCGCCTTTGATCATACGGTGTGTCATGCCACAGTACTCTCATACTACGAATCTCGGAAGACAACTCGACAGCCGGACTCGAAGGTGTCAAATCCGGCTTATGGAGGAATGGTGCTTGGAGGCTTagagcagcagaagacgaggaaaCATGGAATTGTTCGCCTGATTGGTACGTTCAGCAAAAGTACATTTATCAGGCATGCCGCAGTCTTTGTCAAAGCTGCATTGCGACCTATCCAATCTCATTCCGTACAGGGGTTACCCTTCCCACGCCTTCTCGCTTTGAAACAAACAATCCCAAAAATTCCAATCATAAGTCTTTTGACCCTCTTACATCTGCTCGGACTTCTTATCTCTGATTGCTTCTAGCGTGATGCTTCCTATGTCCCAATCGGATTGCTAAATCTCGCAATCAGCGGATGTATTTCCGTTCAGGCTGAACCCGATGATGCCAAGCAATCGAAACGGACTTTCCGGGAATCCGACTGTTCCGCATTGAGCTCGCTTGAGTCGTAATATATAGTATCCTAAACAGAGTATAATTTGTGGTGGGACGACAGGTCAGTTAGGAAATAATGTTCCGTGCTAATGATGATGGGCTAGCAGTTGTCGGTACGAGTCCCTCTTTTTGAGGGTCAATATTCTTGCTACCTCAGGCTGGCCCATTCCAGGAAACATGAGAGCTGCAAGAATGAACTGATCCAGGCTTGTTTGTTGTCTTGGTATTCCTTTAATTACCTTGGTCTAGTACCGAGTAACTGCCACCTCATATCAAATAGTATGATACGGGAGGTACTCCGTAAACTTTGTAGACTGTATTAATTACCCGAAAATCTTACGCTAGTTAGGTTATATCGCCCCATACTCCGAGGGAGCCACCAGGATTGGCAGATGGTCAGATCGTCTTGTGCCTTGAGAGCCTTGCTCTTACTCTCCAGTCCTTACGTTAtctggaggatctcgacgGTATCTCGGTCTCCGTCTTCGGCCATTTCCTGTCTTCTCCCGGAttgcttccttttctccttctcaggCTCGTTAACCTTCCCAGGTTTATCCTGTACGCTTCCACGGTGGAACTCCTTCACTGCAGTTTTCCGTCAGCCACCCCCCGTTCCCCGACTACTATTTACCGCATCTAATCCGCGCCAACTATCGATCGACGACCTGCGGGAGATGTGAAGAACAATTTGATATCGGCCGATACGCATACGCACAGCGCCCCCCTTGGTCCTGAATCTGTTCTAGCCATCACTCAAGCTTTCCTCCGAACGAGTCGCTCCAATGTCCAGTATACGGTTGCTTGAATACACCATGAAATTGACATGATACCTAACTCTTCTGCCGGCGGCCAATCCTGGGGCCATCCACTGCGTAATGTCGATAACGACACCGCACGTGGAGACACTTCCCAAGCTTTCAATAGACCTGATATTCGGTCTGAGGGGCAACAGTATACGCCTGCCCTGCCGCGGCATCCCGGACAGCCGGCAGTTATTGATTTGACTTCGAGTGCGAACGATGCGCAGGAAGGGCAACCCCCGGCAAAGCGACTGAAATTGGATATAACCGCTGAATCGTCTGCGAACCCCGCTAGTCCTACGCCGGCGACTACCGGAGATTCGAGGGTTACCCCGGGAATAGCAAATTCAAAGCCTTCCGCGCTCTCCTGGCGTGGTCGCCCAGTATGGTCGTTCCAGGCCATGATATCGGAGGTAATGAGCGGTGCGGAAGCTACGGAGGAGGATGCTATTTTGGCGCCCCAGGGTAAACGGCCAGCGTCGCCTCCCCCGTTTCCGCAGCCGTCCTGGAAGGGCGCGCCGCCAGAGCAGTTCGGGAGCAATGCGACAAAGGCGTCAGAATCCGACTCCTCCAAGAAAGTACAGACGACCCCATTTCGTGTTGAAGTACCATCTATAGCGCCTGCTCTCAAAGGAGACAGTGAGTAACCTGGGATCGCCGAAAGCTCAGTCCCGCAAAGCTAACGAAACCTCGTTGTATTTAGAAGTTGCTGATTTTGCGCCATGGATCGGAAACCATCCGGAGGATATCCTGAGCGAGCAGACGGTGAAACAGGGACATTACGACCGTACGCAGGTCTCTCAGAACGAGTCCAACACGGCACGCCCATCACTCTATGCGCAATTGAAGCACCGCTCCGGCTTACAAATGCTCTCGTCTGTTTTCATGGCTGCCCTGGAGAAGCGACAGAATCACAATACAATTAATGTCCCGTCGAACTTTAAGCCGCCGCCTCGCGTTACGCTGACGGATAACAAACGAGAAGCTTGGCTCCGTGACCTCGCCAATCCCTCTGTGCCGTTGCGCAGGCTGAGTCGCACGATTCCTCATGGTATCCGTGGCAagaatcttcttgatcagtGCTTAAGCAAATGGATTCCGGTAAACCGAGCCGTATGGCTTGTTAAATGTGTCGGTGCCAACGAGATTCGAGCTTGCAAGAGAAAGGGTACCGGCGGCACGTTGGTGGTAGGATCCGAGGTAAAATGGGTTCGCGACTGGACGAGCGGCGTACAGCAGTTCCTTGAAGGAGTAATAGGAGCCTGCGGATCTGCAGACTGGAAATCGAAAATGACTTACGCGTACGTCTCCCATGTGTGTAGAAGACATTTCTAACATCTTGCAGAACCAGCCTGACAGCTCGCCTATTCTTTGAGCGTCTACTTGATCACGACCAGTACTTTGCTTGGTTTCTAACCTCTTTGGAGGGCGCTTCACTCAACATGGTTCCTGTTTGGCTTCTAATGCTAGGTATCTATTGGGATAGTATGTTGCGATACAGAAAACGTGGACGGCGGTTGGCCGAAGTGCTTCTGGGGAAGCTGCATCAGGTAGGTAGTGATCGTGGTGAAGAGTACTAATAAGTTCGGACTGACCAGCGCGCAGACAACTGAGCTCCAGCGGCCCACTCTGCTTCAGCCACTTGCAGAGCGGCTTTCATGCTGCATAAGAAAACTGGTTCTTGAACACACTTCGTCCTTAATACTTCCGAACTCCTGGGAAACTCATCGAGATCTAATTCTCTCGTGCCTAAATATGAAGGAAACCGCAGACAAGACAATATTTGATAGCCTTGCGGAACGCAATTCTCGAATACAGTTGCCGAGTTCTCGATCGGATTCTACACGGCAATCTGCGCACCAAAGAGTGATCCAATTATTCGACTCAATACAATCCTCTCAAGACATCGCTTCTACCTCCGTGGCCTGCCTGAATGCTCTTGAAGACAGGCAAACTCTAGtcatcaagcttcttgagtGGTCGGCGACTTCATTTCGATCTGGCTTACACCGTGTGTATACAGCAGCTCGCCTCCTGCGGAAGTGGAAGATATCTGGTGTCGACATTGATACCTATATAATCTCTTTTCTCAGCACTGTTCAGGATTTAGCTCAGCTGGACATGGACAATGTCTACCACATTATATCAGAACTCGTCAGGTCTCAGACATTCTCTGTCAGCAGATACCTCCAATGGCTTATGGCTAAAGGTGTTGCAAGAAAGTCGAGTGGTACCAGTGGAGAGGTATATCCCCCGTAAACCAATTTGAAGCTTAGGAACCACTGACTTATGATTTAGGTCCTGGCTGCTGACGCTCGTCTCCTTACTCAACTTCCAATGAGTCGTTCACCAGAGCACGTCCGTAATCTCCGCTTAACGCTTCTAGCTCGGGCTGGGGTATCGGTGGACGAAGAAAGTTCTACCATCAAATGTCTAAAATCCTCGATAAGCCAGCGCCTGCCGAACATCTTCGAGGTTGAGGCTAGCAACAGCAAACACATAAATTTCTCAAAGCATGATTTGACGTGGGCTGTCAAGTCGGAGGTCAGCATGTGGATACGCCAAGGGGTGGTAAAACATTTAAAGGATACGACTAGGTAAGCAATCGTGAGCTTGTATCGCTGTCAATACTAATCGATTCAGAAAAATAATTGGACGCCCTCTCTCTCTTGATTCAAGGATCTCAGCCTTGACGCCGGGAGAGTTTTACTGCGTTCGAGAAATATTAGAGCGTTTTGGAGACTGCTCTATCCTTGCTGATGTGCTCAAGCAAGCTATCGAATGCGATGACAATATAATACTAGCATCGGTCTCTGATACTGTTAACTACCACTTTGACGCCTTATCTATGATTGGCGCCACATCGGATTTGTTCAGAGGACTGGTTGGGTCTTATGCGCGCCTCAAACGTTCCGGCAATCTCAGCTTAGATTTCGTCTTCTCGTTGATTGAGCTTGGACTGCGACTTCCCGATGAGTCTGGTACTGTTtatcttcttcgccaggaCCTCGCTCGGATTGAAAGCAAGTCCGCACTAgcagctccatctccactCTCGGATCATATCCCAACAACGTTCAACGAAGTCgatgcgtcttttcaggaaAGGCTGGAGCAGCTTTTGTCTTGCGGCAATGGCTTAGATGAGTCTACAATGGGCGCGATTATTAGCTCGCTTACCAAAATTCTGACTGATGGAGGCGGAGCAGCTAAAGTGTCGGCAAAAGATGCCTGCAGGTATCTGGCTTACCTGCGCCCGTTCAATCCCAAATATCTCGACGGCATGCTAGTAAGATATGTTTACGGACTCTTGAAGTCTTCGTCCCGGCCCACAATGTCTCAAGTCCTTTCTCCTCTTATTGGTGTCGGATGTGTCACGATCCATAGCTTCGTGCTCTTGGTCAACAAGCTATCGGCTTCCGCGCAAACGACAGGGGCGATTGCCAACCCAGACAGTTTGCGGCTCGACattcttgagctcctcctccctcagGAGGAAAGCAGTGCGGACATGGTACGTTTGATGAAACCCTGGCGAACTTTCTGATTACTGATCCTCGGTTTATAGGTCACCTATCGCTTTCGCCTTGCGCAGCAAGAGTTTCTCGTCAAGTACCCCGAGGAGACTTTGAACATAATCAGTGACGCGATTCCGTTATTTGATGCCGATTTTCATGACGCGAATTTGGGATCAAGGCGCCCCGATCTTCCGGCATGCACAGTAGTATTGCTACGGACACTGTTGGCGCAAAACTCCAGTCTTGTTCTAAAGTACTGTATGCAGAAGCTTGACGGGCACTCATCCTTCACAACTGTTTTAGGAAAAGCAGTTGACATTTTGCTGGGTCTAGACCCCGAAGACGGTTTGTTTCCACGGGGTATTAACTGTAATGTACAGTCGACTGACGGTCACATAGAAATGGAGCCCAGCTCACAGGCTGAGAGGGTCATTCTCATGAACAACGACTTTTCGCTCCCATATTGCCAGTTAAAACTGAAACTTTTGTTCAACGCGAAGGCGGGTAACGAGGTTAAGAACCACATTGTCGATGTGATGTTCAAGGCAGCGGTGACAGACTCTCGTTCCAAAAGATCCCATTGGGTTGGTCTAGTTAGCCTCATGGATCAAGAAGCAGCTCGACAGGTATATTAAATAAGTCATAAATGTCCCCAGTTCTGAGCGCTGACCTTGCTAGATTCGCGAACGAGCAGAAGGCTGCTTTTTCTCCGTCGCAATGTTCGACGAATCCATGGATGATACGTCATTGCCTTCTGGCGCTTCCAGTCTAAGTTCGATTGAAAGCGCAAAACTATACCTTAACATCATTGAGAAGCTGGCGTATAGCATTCCTCAAGCCGGTGTCCAATCCATACCCCCTCTTCTGGTGGAGAGgctggatcttctgcttcagaaACTTATCATAATGCAGATAAACTCGAACAGCGTTGCCGCTTCAAGCTCGGGCTCAACCATCGTGTCCAAGATCAACTTCGAGCGAGCCCTCGCGTTTTGGTTCTCCGCACTCCTCAGGCTAATTGTGCTTCATCGTGCTGCTTTCAACGTGCCGCCAGCTTCGGGCTCTAAGGTTGATAGCTTGCGGGAACAAACACGCTTGCTTGTATCGATCTTGTGCATTTCATTAGCACGACTGCCAGAAAACATCCTTCGCCTCTTCCCAGCTGCCGACTATTTTCCCCACACCATACAATCTCATAATTTTCGACCGTGTCCTGGGATTTTGTTGCAAACTCACGCCTTGGATGTCGCCGCGTCTTTGATTGACTCGTTTCCAGATGAAGCACGCCACCAGTGTGTGCGCTTTCTCAGAGAGAGATGCCCTCCGTTCCTCAAATTCCAGAATGACCGCCGATTTCTATATCTTCTAGGTCCTATGACCGACACCACTATTCCCAGCTCCCAACTCTCTGCCTCTatatcttctcctgctgctggcggctctACTCCGACTCCAATCCCATCAGGAACTCTTTCTGGAGGACACTCAAGCCAGGCAACGCAACAAATGGCTGCGCTCACCGGCCCTTTCTCCGGGCTATCCGAGAACACGAAACTTGTCGCGGACCGTCTTCGCATTCAGAACGGCGGCCGTATCAATGGGCCATATCCAGTACGGCCATGGGAGCTTCTCGAAGATGCAGCTCCGATTCTCGGGGTGAATGATACCGCTGTGAGCCTTAAACTTTTTGACGCCAGGCGTGTCAGGGCTTAGTATACATACGTCCTCCCCATCACCTACATATTTCCATTTTTTCCTTGTGTACGCCTGTATGTTGCAGAGGTGCTGCGTTCTCCCTGGTTTATATTCACTTCCTTTTTCCCTCATGATACCAAAGATTTCAGCTTATCATCTTCTTACTGGTTATGTCTATGGTCATATCATGCATGTTCCATTATTCACTGCACCACATGGTTATACTTGCATTTGGTCTACATACTTGCATTCTCAACCGTTTGCTTTAAATTGTACATATCATAGAGGTTGGCAGGCGTTGATTTTGGATTTATGGTCCTTACCTAGGGTCTGTGTATGATTGCATTTTTGCCTATACTACAGTAATGATATACCAAAATCTGCAACCTGGAATCCCATCCACTCTAGTAACCTGAACAGCATAAATTATAAAGAAAAGTAGTTCTCACCCGTGAACTGCAACACTGGTCTTCCATCTGTAGAAAGTAGGAGGGAAAACGAAAGATCTCAGCGAGCAAATGCTTAATCCAAATGACAGATAGAATGATATATAGGTATAAGTAGAGTTACTTAGTCTTAGTAAAGCCGATAAAGGGAGAGGGGATAAGTAAGGGTAGATGGTAAAGATCCCCCTGCGTAAATGTCCTGGTGTTTTAATTGCTTGGATGGATCTAACAAGCATAGACACGATAGCGAtaaacagaagaagaaaaaaacgCATCCACATTAAAAGCCAGACGACCGTCGAGAGCAGGTAGTCATGCGAATACATTTAAAGGACCAGACTCCGCCCATCATGTTACTTGATACTCCCGATTTGCGTCTTCCACAAAGCTCGGCCCCAGCAGGCTCTCTGCGTTATCCGTTAGACAAGGTCTCACACATCAAAGGGTCTTGTCGAATGGGTTTCACAACCGCGGTTAGTGCTATCGTTTCGTGTGGAAGTAATCTGAGTGAAAGCTCATGATCCTGAGTCGGAGGGAGCATGTACCGAAAGATATCCATTTCTATTCTTAAGGTGTGAATTCTCTTGATATAGTGTCATCTTCTTGGTACTGTATATATACTATTGAGTCCGAATAGCTTGACCTCCCCATGAGTTGTAGTGCCGGGAACTAACTGGCCCTTGGGCTTCGCCTGTGAGTCTAGAGTCGGAAGGATGAGTCTGGGAAACATAGGGCTCTCTGAAGAGCGTCCTCGAATGATGAGTCAGCAGTACAGTCAGCCCATCCGGGACCGGTGGTATACTGCCGAGGGCGGTGGGAGCTCCCGACGTCATCCAGCGCTACATTTTATCATCGCGGCTTTTGACGAGGACGAAATCATAGACTTCCAGCAGCCATTTATCTCTTTTCGATATAATATGTTTCCGACAGCAAGTCGACTAGCTGTCAAGCCCTCA
This genomic interval carries:
- a CDS encoding translation initiation factor eIF1 (transcript_id=CADANIAT00005686) — translated: MSIENLKTFDPFAEADEDTGETKQSQNYIHIRIQQRNGRKTLTTVQGLPKKFDQKKILKVIKKKFACNGTIVNDTEMGEVIQLQGDQRKDVQEFLTDKKEGLELDAKTIKVHGF
- a CDS encoding mediator of RNA polymerase II transcription subunit 12 (transcript_id=CADANIAT00005687), whose protein sequence is MIPNSSAGGQSWGHPLRNVDNDTARGDTSQAFNRPDIRSEGQQYTPALPRHPGQPAVIDLTSSANDAQEGQPPAKRLKLDITAESSANPASPTPATTGDSRVTPGIANSKPSALSWRGRPVWSFQAMISEVMSGAEATEEDAILAPQGKRPASPPPFPQPSWKGAPPEQFGSNATKASESDSSKKVQTTPFRVEVPSIAPALKGDKVADFAPWIGNHPEDILSEQTVKQGHYDRTQVSQNESNTARPSLYAQLKHRSGLQMLSSVFMAALEKRQNHNTINVPSNFKPPPRVTLTDNKREAWLRDLANPSVPLRRLSRTIPHGIRGKNLLDQCLSKWIPVNRAVWLVKCVGANEIRACKRKGTGGTLVVGSEVKWVRDWTSGVQQFLEGVIGACGSADWKSKMTYATSLTARLFFERLLDHDQYFAWFLTSLEGASLNMVPVWLLMLGIYWDNIASTSVACLNALEDRQTLVIKLLEWSATSFRSGLHPQLDMDNVYHIISELVRSQTFSVSRYLQWLMAKGVARKSSGTSGEVLAADARLLTQLPMSRSPEHVRNLRLTLLARAGVSVDEESSTIKCLKSSISQRLPNIFEVEASNSKHINFSKHDLTWAVKSEVSMWIRQGVVKHLKDTTRISALTPGEFYCVREILERFGDCSILADVLKQAIECDDNIILASVSDTVNYHFDALSMIGATSDLFRGLVGSYARLKRSGNLSLDFVFSLIELGLRLPDESGTVYLLRQDLARIESKSALAAPSPLSDHIPTTFNEVDASFQERLEQLLSCGNGLDESTMGAIISSLTKILTDGGGAAKVSAKDACRYLAYLRPFNPKYLDGMLVRYVYGLLKSSSRPTMSQVLSPLIGVGCVTIHSFVLLVNKLSASAQTTGAIANPDSLRLDILELLLPQEESSADMVTYRFRLAQQEFLVKYPEETLNIISDAIPLFDADFHDANLGSRRPDLPACTVVLLRTLLAQNSSLVLKYCMQKLDGHSSFTTVLGKAVDILLGLDPEDEMEPSSQAERVILMNNDFSLPYCQLKLKLLFNAKAGNEVKNHIVDVMFKAAVTDSRSKRSHWVGLVSLMDQEAARQIRERAEGCFFSVAMFDESMDDTSLPSGASSLSSIESAKLYLNIIEKLAYSIPQAGVQSIPPLLVERLDLLLQKLIIMQINSNSVAASSSGSTIVSKINFERALAFWFSALLRLIVLHRAAFNVPPASGSKVDSLREQTRLLVSILCISLARLPENILRLFPAADYFPHTIQSHNFRPCPGILLQTHALDVAASLIDSFPDEARHQCVRFLRERCPPFLKFQNDRRFLYLLGPMTDTTIPSSQLSASISSPAAGGSTPTPIPSGTLSGGHSSQATQQMAALTGPFSGLSENTKLVADRLRIQNGGRINGPYPVRPWELLEDAAPILGVNDTAVSLKLFDARRVRA